Proteins encoded in a region of the Solanum dulcamara chromosome 9, daSolDulc1.2, whole genome shotgun sequence genome:
- the LOC129902697 gene encoding histone acetyltransferase of the MYST family 1-like has product MGSIDTSTRAESGSDPIPTPNGTANGLHVGEDSVQTPAVESTGGSTENESLRRRKGSGVLPLEVGTRVMCRWRDGKYHPVKVIERRKFPCGGVNDYEYYVHYTEFNRRLDEWVKLEQLDLNSVETVVDEKVEDKVTSLKMTRHQKRKIDETHVEGHEELDAASLREHEEFTKVKNIATIELGRYEIETWYFSPFPPEYNDCSKLFFCEFCLNFMKRKEQLQRHMRKCDLKHPPGDEIYRSGTLSMFEVDGKKNKVYGQNLCYLAKLFLDHKTLYYDVDLFLFYVLCECDDRGCHMVGYFSKEKHSEESYNLACILTLPPYQRKGYGKFLIAFSYELSKKEGKVGTPERPLSDLGMLSYRGYWTRVLLDILKKHKGNISIKELSDMTAIKAEDILSTLQGLELIQYRKGQHVICADPKVLDRHLKAAGRGGLEVDVSKLIWTPYKEQN; this is encoded by the exons ATGGGATCGATAGACACGTCAACGAGGGCAGAGAGCGGGTCGGACCCAATTCCAACCCCCAACGGCACCGCCAATGGGCTGCACGTCGGCGAGGATTCCGTCCAGACGCCGGCGGTGGAATCCACTGGAGGTTCGACAGAGAACGAATCCTTGAGGAGGAGGAAAGGTAGTGGTGTCCTACCGCTCGAGGTGGGCACTCGTGTAATGTGCCGCTGGAGAGACGGAAAGTATCATCCCGTTAAGGTCATTGAACGCCGGAAATTTCCCTGCGGTGGTGTTAATGACTACGAATACTATGTTCATTACACTGAAT TCAACCGGAGACTTGATGAGTGGGTTAAACTTGAACAGCTTGATCTTAATTCAGTAGAGACTGTTGTGGATGAGAAGGTCGAGGACAAG GTGACAAGTTTGAAAATGACACGTCACCAGAAACGTAAAATTGACGAGACTCATGTCGAG GGCCATGAGGAGCTTGATGCGGCTAGCTTGCGAGAGCATGAAGAGTTCACAAAAGTTAAGAACATTGCTACAATAGAACTTGGAAGATATGAGATTGAGACGTGGTACTTCTCCCCATTTCCTCCTGAATACAATGACTGTTCGAAACTGTTCTTTTGCGAGTTTTGTCTCAATTTTATGAAGCGCAAAGAACAGCTTCAGAGGCACATG AGAAAATGCGATCTTAAGCATCCTCCAGGTGATGAGATCTATAGAAGTGGTACATTGTCAATGTTTGAG GTTGATGGTAAAAAGAACAAGGTTTATGGGCAAAATCTATGCTACTTGGCCAAGTTGTTTCTTGATCATAAGACTCTTTATTATGATGTTGACCTGTTCCTCTTTTACGTGCTTTGTGAATGTGACGACCGAGGTTGTCATATGGTTGGTTACTTTTCAAAG GAAAAGCATTCAGAAGAGTCCTACAACTTAGCCTGCATTCTGACGCTTCCACCTTATCAGAGAAAAGGCTATGGGAAATTCCTAATTGCATTCT CATATGAACTTTCAAAGAAAGAAGGTAAAGTGGGCACACCAGAAAGACCACTTTCCGACTTGGGAATGTTGAGCTATAGGGGTTACTGGACGCGTGTACTTCTGGATATATTGAAAAAGCACAAGGGCAATATATCTATCAAG GAACTAAGTGACATGACAGCCATCAAGGCAGAAGATATTTTATCCACCCTTCAGGGCTTAGAGTTGATCCAATATCGGAAGGGGCAACATGTCATCTGCGCAGACCCGAAAGTCTTAGATCGTCATCTCAAAGCTGCTGGGCGGGGTGGCCTGGAAGTTGATGTCAGCAAATTGATATGGACTCCGTACAAGGAGCAAAACTGA